A stretch of the Pseudopipra pipra isolate bDixPip1 chromosome 11, bDixPip1.hap1, whole genome shotgun sequence genome encodes the following:
- the LSMEM2 gene encoding leucine-rich single-pass membrane protein 2 isoform X1 yields MPREAAEADSMGRAEGAAPAEPGDPDSSEPGAISLCPVESISDLHLASGGQKGTEGNGPAPSSSLRQPPPRPVSPVPPVLLPTLRPVPPASPCPCLGPGHPLLLALLVLLALASLVLATLAIYLSVLQSQSVRALAQWLESQEDAVHQLRAASRQLWARLNASTQPGGHR; encoded by the exons atgcccagggaggctgcagAAG cagacAGCATGGGAAGGGCTGAGGGTGCTGCACCAGCAGAGCCCGGGGACCCCGACAGCAGTGAGCCGGGAGCCATCAGCCTGTGCCCTGTGGAGTCCATCAGCGACCTGCACTTGGCCTCGGGCGGGCAGAAGGGCACAGAGG gcaaCGGCCCGGCTCCCTCCAGCAGCCTGCGCCAGCCTCCACCTCGGCCCGTGTCCCCCGTGCCCCCAGTGCTACTGCCCACCCTGCGCCCCgtgccccctgccagcccctgcccctgcctcGGCCCTGGCCACcccctgctgctggctctgctggtgCTCCTGGCACTGGCGAGCCTGGTCCTGGCCACGCTGGCCATCTACCTGAGTG tcctgcagagccagtCCGTGCGGGCGCTGGCCCAGTGGCTGGAGAGCCAGGAGGATGCCGTGCACCAGCTGCGGGCAGccagcaggcagctctgggctcGCCTCAACGCCAGCACCCAGCCCGGCGGGCACcgctga
- the LSMEM2 gene encoding leucine-rich single-pass membrane protein 2 isoform X2 has product MPREAAEDSMGRAEGAAPAEPGDPDSSEPGAISLCPVESISDLHLASGGQKGTEGNGPAPSSSLRQPPPRPVSPVPPVLLPTLRPVPPASPCPCLGPGHPLLLALLVLLALASLVLATLAIYLSVLQSQSVRALAQWLESQEDAVHQLRAASRQLWARLNASTQPGGHR; this is encoded by the exons atgcccagggaggctgcagAAG acAGCATGGGAAGGGCTGAGGGTGCTGCACCAGCAGAGCCCGGGGACCCCGACAGCAGTGAGCCGGGAGCCATCAGCCTGTGCCCTGTGGAGTCCATCAGCGACCTGCACTTGGCCTCGGGCGGGCAGAAGGGCACAGAGG gcaaCGGCCCGGCTCCCTCCAGCAGCCTGCGCCAGCCTCCACCTCGGCCCGTGTCCCCCGTGCCCCCAGTGCTACTGCCCACCCTGCGCCCCgtgccccctgccagcccctgcccctgcctcGGCCCTGGCCACcccctgctgctggctctgctggtgCTCCTGGCACTGGCGAGCCTGGTCCTGGCCACGCTGGCCATCTACCTGAGTG tcctgcagagccagtCCGTGCGGGCGCTGGCCCAGTGGCTGGAGAGCCAGGAGGATGCCGTGCACCAGCTGCGGGCAGccagcaggcagctctgggctcGCCTCAACGCCAGCACCCAGCCCGGCGGGCACcgctga
- the IFRD2 gene encoding interferon-related developmental regulator 2 isoform X1, which translates to MPRSRRAARRGPGSARAGSPGSEEEAGSEVLSHCSSASEGASPAEEGPGSEAASEQGQEEEAEDRLKEHMDNLLDKSAKTRQAALQSLRLALSSKTLSEFLLERRLTLTDSLEKCLKKDGLRPGGRRGVPQPEAPARQRPDRQHGQPQRPAERKARPLSSWGHLGAGESLWGPCSYRKCAMALGMCCYIAAADLEDLISCLSCLEGVFSPPSTGEAGSAPAQHGPLHCSALQSWSLLLTICPPSHLRSILDNRWLQLPPLLSSSSVALRILAGETIALVFELAQDLEEDLCHQDTELLCTQLKVLATESNKYRAKTDRRKQRSIFRDILRFIESGEYQEETIRFGLECMYLDSWARQRTYQAFKEVLGSGIRHHLQNNELLREIFGLGPPLVLDAAALKASKVSRFEKHLYNSAAFKARTKARSRVRDKRADVL; encoded by the exons ATGCCGCGGTCCCGCCGCGCTGCGCGCC GCGGCCCCGGCAGCGCCCGGGCGGGCTCGCCCGGCAGCGAGGAGGAGGCCGGCAGCGAGGTGCTGAGCCACTGCAGCAGCGCCAGCGAGGGCGCCAGCCCAGCCGAGGAGGGACCAG GGAGCGAGGCGGCGAGTGAgcaaggccaggaggaggaggcagaggaccGGCTGAAGGAGCACATGGACAACCTCCTGGACAAGAG CGCCAAGACGCGGCAGGCGGCACTGCAGAGCCTGCGCCTGGCCTTGTCCTCCAAAACCCTGTCCGAGTTCCTGCTGGAGCGCCGCCTCACGCTCACCGACTCGCTGGAGAAGTGTCTCAAGAAAG atGGGCTCCGGCCCGGAGGGAGAAGAGGTGTTCCGCAGCCTGAAGCCCCTGCTCGTCAGCGTCCTGACAGACAGCACGGCCAGCCCCAGCGCCCGGCAGAGCGTAAGGCCCGGCCCCTTTCCTCCTGGGGACACCTCGGTGCTGGGGAGAGCCTTTGGGGCCCCTGCAGTTACCGGAAG TGTGCCATGGCCCTGGGCATGTGCTGCTACATTGCTGCTGCTGACCTCGAG GACCTGATTTCGTGCCTGTCCTGCTTGGAGGGGGTCTtcagcccccccagcacagGTGAGGCAGGCTCAGCACCGGCCCAGCACGGGCCTCTGCACTGCAGCGCGCTCCAGTCATGGTCCCTGCTCCTGACCATCTGCCCCCCCTCCCACCTCAGGAGCATTTTGGACAA TCgctggctgcagctgcccccacTGCTGTCCAGCAGCAGCGTCGCCCTGCGCATCCTGGCCGGGGAAACCATCGCACTGGTGTTTGAGCTGGCCCAGGACCTGGAG GAGGACTTGTGCCACCAAGATACAGAGCTCTTGTGTACCCAGCTCAAGGTCCTGGCTACTGAGAGCAACAAGTACCGAGCCAAGACAGACCGACGGAAGCAGCGATCCATCTTCCGGGACATCCTGCGTttcattgag AGTGGGGAGTACCAGGAGGAGACCATCCGATTTGGCCTGGAGTGCATGTACCTGGACAGCTGGGCACGCCAGCGGACCTACCAAGCCTTTAAAGAGGTGCTGGGCTCTGGCATCCGCCACCACCTCCAG AACAACGAACTGCTACGGGAGATCTTCGGCCTCGGGCCCCCCTTGGTGCTGGATGCAGCTGCTTTAAAAGCCAGCAAGGTCTCCCGCTTTGAGAAG cACCTCTACAACTCGGCCGCCTTCAAAGCCCGCACGAAAGCCCGGAGCCGTGTGCGGGACAAGCGGGCGGATGTGCTGTGA
- the IFRD2 gene encoding interferon-related developmental regulator 2 isoform X2: MPRSRRAARRGPGSARAGSPGSEEEAGSEVLSHCSSASEGASPAEEGPGSEAASEQGQEEEAEDRLKEHMDNLLDKSAKTRQAALQSLRLALSSKTLSEFLLERRLTLTDSLEKCLKKGKGDEQALAGTVLTLLCLQMGSGPEGEEVFRSLKPLLVSVLTDSTASPSARQSCAMALGMCCYIAAADLEDLISCLSCLEGVFSPPSTGEAGSAPAQHGPLHCSALQSWSLLLTICPPSHLRSILDNRWLQLPPLLSSSSVALRILAGETIALVFELAQDLEEDLCHQDTELLCTQLKVLATESNKYRAKTDRRKQRSIFRDILRFIESGEYQEETIRFGLECMYLDSWARQRTYQAFKEVLGSGIRHHLQNNELLREIFGLGPPLVLDAAALKASKVSRFEKHLYNSAAFKARTKARSRVRDKRADVL, from the exons ATGCCGCGGTCCCGCCGCGCTGCGCGCC GCGGCCCCGGCAGCGCCCGGGCGGGCTCGCCCGGCAGCGAGGAGGAGGCCGGCAGCGAGGTGCTGAGCCACTGCAGCAGCGCCAGCGAGGGCGCCAGCCCAGCCGAGGAGGGACCAG GGAGCGAGGCGGCGAGTGAgcaaggccaggaggaggaggcagaggaccGGCTGAAGGAGCACATGGACAACCTCCTGGACAAGAG CGCCAAGACGCGGCAGGCGGCACTGCAGAGCCTGCGCCTGGCCTTGTCCTCCAAAACCCTGTCCGAGTTCCTGCTGGAGCGCCGCCTCACGCTCACCGACTCGCTGGAGAAGTGTCTCAAGAAAG GTAAAGGGGACGAACAGGCGCTGGCGGGCACCGtcctcaccctcctctgcctccagatGGGCTCCGGCCCGGAGGGAGAAGAGGTGTTCCGCAGCCTGAAGCCCCTGCTCGTCAGCGTCCTGACAGACAGCACGGCCAGCCCCAGCGCCCGGCAGAGC TGTGCCATGGCCCTGGGCATGTGCTGCTACATTGCTGCTGCTGACCTCGAG GACCTGATTTCGTGCCTGTCCTGCTTGGAGGGGGTCTtcagcccccccagcacagGTGAGGCAGGCTCAGCACCGGCCCAGCACGGGCCTCTGCACTGCAGCGCGCTCCAGTCATGGTCCCTGCTCCTGACCATCTGCCCCCCCTCCCACCTCAGGAGCATTTTGGACAA TCgctggctgcagctgcccccacTGCTGTCCAGCAGCAGCGTCGCCCTGCGCATCCTGGCCGGGGAAACCATCGCACTGGTGTTTGAGCTGGCCCAGGACCTGGAG GAGGACTTGTGCCACCAAGATACAGAGCTCTTGTGTACCCAGCTCAAGGTCCTGGCTACTGAGAGCAACAAGTACCGAGCCAAGACAGACCGACGGAAGCAGCGATCCATCTTCCGGGACATCCTGCGTttcattgag AGTGGGGAGTACCAGGAGGAGACCATCCGATTTGGCCTGGAGTGCATGTACCTGGACAGCTGGGCACGCCAGCGGACCTACCAAGCCTTTAAAGAGGTGCTGGGCTCTGGCATCCGCCACCACCTCCAG AACAACGAACTGCTACGGGAGATCTTCGGCCTCGGGCCCCCCTTGGTGCTGGATGCAGCTGCTTTAAAAGCCAGCAAGGTCTCCCGCTTTGAGAAG cACCTCTACAACTCGGCCGCCTTCAAAGCCCGCACGAAAGCCCGGAGCCGTGTGCGGGACAAGCGGGCGGATGTGCTGTGA
- the LOC135420351 gene encoding 2'-5'-oligoadenylate synthase 1-like, with translation MSVGQVSFMNELRTVSAKNLDGWIAQNLEPSTAFSMQVKQTVRRICDFLKEDCFGTEIHVNKTVKGGSAGKGTALKNNSDADVVLFLSCLSSYQKQKEERKDMLDLIKIRLIALFCRKNLQFSLCISEPRYKGPDNAPRSLSLTLSSKENGESIDVDILPAYDALGQVMEDAPPRADVYVELLNACSHPGEFSPCFTELQKKFVKRLPAKPKNLLRLVKYWYKELKLKNPKADLPPKYALELLTIYAWEEGTGSRDSFVTAQGFLTVLKLLCQYQDICIYWEKYYSLKDSKIGDHVKGLLSSDRPVILDPADPTGILGQGKNWGLMARAAASSCSSLPCLAGIQPWEVQPARRVNIEVRQLSGTRLSLTISPSDTIGKVKEEIQKKWGIPFYRQNLAQQEPGRNNINLQDSETLAAYGIFYSTKLVLLQTEPQEMEVFVQGDKNRSITYTVLPTDTVRKLKEQIQSRQGPSADQQYLIYNTREMEDRHTLAHYNVQPKTTIHMSLRLRGGAGPQHPQFPACSLS, from the exons ATGAGTGTGGGCCAGGTGTCATTCATGAACGAACTGCGTACGGTGTCTGCCAAAAACCTGGATGGCTGGATCGCGCAGAACCTggagcccagcacagctttCTCCATGCAGGTGAAGCAGACAGTGAGGCGGATCTGCGACTTCTTGAAGGAGGACTGCTTTGGGACCGAAATCCATGTCAACAAGACAGTCAAG GGTGGCTCAGCGGGCAAGGGCACGGCCCTGAAGAACAACTCTGATGCTGATGTGGTGCTCTTCCTCAGCTGCTTATCCAGCTACCAAAAgcagaaggaggagagaaaggatATGCTGGATTTGATCAAAATAAGGCTGATTGCCTTATTTTGCAGGAAGAACTTGCAGTTCAGTCTGTGCATCAGTGAACCCCGTTACAAGGGTCCTGACAATGCACCACGCTCCCTCAGCCTCACTCTCTCCTCCAAGGAGAACGGAGAGTCCATTGATGTGGACATTCTGCCTGCCTATGATGCCTTGG GGCAGGTAATGGAGGACGCCCCGCCAAGGGCAGATGTGTACGTGGAGCTCCTGAATGCCTGCAGCCACCCTGGGGAGTTTTCCCCCTGCTTCACTGAGCTGCAGAAGAAGTTTGtgaagcgtctccctgccaAGCCGAAGAACCTCCTGCGACTGGTCAAGTACTGGTACAAGGAG CTGAAGCTAAAGAACCCTAAAGCGGACCTGCCCCCCAAGTatgccctggagctgctgacCATCTATGCCTGGGAGGAGGGCACAGGCTCCCGTGACTCCTTTGTCACGGCTCAAGGCTTCCTCACAGTGCTGAAGCTGCTGTGCCAGTACCAGGACATCTGCATCTACTGGGAGAAGTACTACTCGCTCAAGGACAGCAAGATCGGTGACCATGTCAAGGGGCTGCTGAGCAGTGACCG CCCTGTCATTCTGGACCCTGCTGACCCCACGGGGATCCTGGGCCAAGGCAAGAACTGGGGCTTGATGGCAcgggcagctgccagcagctgcagctcactGCCCTGCCTTGCAGGTatccagccctgggaggtgcAG ccgGCCCGGCGCGTGAACATTGAGGTGAGGCAGCTGTCGGGCACCAGACTGAGCTTGACCATCAGCCCCTCTGACACCATCGGGAAGGTGAAGGAGGAGATCCAGAAGAAGTGGGGCATCCCCTTTTACAGGCAGAACttggcacagcaggagccaggTAGGAACAACATCAACCTACAGGACAGCGAGACCCTGGCTGCGTATGGCATCTTCTACAGCACcaagctggtgctgctgcagaccGAGCCCCAGGAGATGGAGGTCTTTGTGCAGGGTGATAAGAACCGCAGCATTACCTACACGGTGCTGCCCACCGACACTGTCCGGAAGCTGAAGGAGCAGATCCAGAGCCGGCAGGGGCCTTCTGCTGACCAGCAGTACCTCATCTATAACACCAGGGAGATGGAGGACCGGCACACACTGGCACATTACAATGTTCAGCCCAAGACCACCATCCACATGTCCCTGCGGCTCCGGGGGGGTGCAGgcccccagcatccccagttCCCTGCCTGCTCGCTCTCCTGA
- the SEMA3B gene encoding semaphorin-3B: MSRTMILLLLLLRGLAAGHPPAAATPRLKLTFPELRARHGLRLFSLEHSCCYEALLLDEERGRLFAGAQNHLLSLSLDDINQRNRKIYWPAPVEWREECNWAGKDITTECMNFVKILHPYNRTHLYACGTGAFHPVCAFVEAGQHAEEPIFKLDPRHTEDGKGKSPYDPRHTAASVLVGEELYSGVATDLMGRDFTIFRSLGRRPSIRTEQHDSRWLNEPKFVAVFWVPESEDPDDDKIYFFFRETAVERQQGLGKTSFARIGQICRNDMGGQRSLVNKWTTFLKARLVCAVPGPDGADTHFNELRDVFLLQTRDKRNPLVYAIFSTSSSVFQGSAVCVYTMADIRRAFLGPFAHKEGPNYQWVSYQGRVPYPRPGMCPSKTFGTFGSTKDFPDEVIQFARHHPLMYNPVLPHGQRPLFLQAAVPYTFTRIAVDRVTAADGHYDVLFIGTDVGTVLKVVSVPKESWHHMEPLLLEELQVFQDASPITSLQLSSKRHQLYAGSTTALAQLPLHRCGAYGKACAECCLARDPYCAWDGTTCTRYVPNTKRRFRRQDVRNGDPNVLCSEDPRRGSVPQKQLYGVEGSTAFLECIPKSLQARVLWTYQRTLDDPQREVQMDERVVRTERGVLLRSVQRADAGLYLCHATEHGFTQPLLRLSLEVISAWQAAGMAPAGDPQLTAGAPGRKVWYQDFLQLVERPPLGATDKVCQRLRSRGRPPPPPRTHAGPPGRGQGEEPRKARRRRTHEGPRAERGPRSASPW, translated from the exons ATGAGCCGCACAATGATCCtgcttctgctcctgctgcGCGGCCTCGCCGCCGGCCACCCCCCAGCCGCTGCCACCCCCCGCCTCAAGCTGACCTTTCCCG AGCTGCGGGCTCGCCATGGGCTGCGCCTCTTCTCGCTTGAGCACTCGTGCTGCTATGAGGCCCTGCTGCTGGACGAGGAGCGTGGCCGCCTCTTCGCTGGTGCCCAAAAccacctcctctccctgtccctggatgACATCAACCAGCGGAATAGGAAG ATCTACTGGCCGGCTCCAGTGGAGTGGAGGGAAGAATGCAACTGGGCTGGCAAGGACATCACC ACTGAGTGCATGAACTTTGTGAAGATCCTGCATCCCTACAACCGGACCCACCTGTACGCCTGCGGCACCGGCGCCTTCCACCCCGTCTGTGCCTTTGTGGAGGCCGGCCAGCATGCAGAA GAGCCCATCTTCAAGTTAGACCCACGCCACACTGAGGATGGCAAGGGGAAGAGCCCGTACGACCCCCGGCACACAGCCGCCTCTGTCCTCGTGG GCGAGGAGCTCTACTCTGGGGTGGCCACCGATCTGATGGGCCGTGACTTTACCATCTTCCGCAGCCTGGGCCGGCGTCCCTCCATCCGCACAGAGCAGCATGACTCCCGCTGGCTCAACG agcCCAAGTTCGTGGCCGTTTTTTGGGTGCCAGAGAGTGAAGACCCCGACGACGACAAGATCTACTTCTTCTTCCGTGAGACAGCGGTTGAGcggcagcaggggctgggcaaGACCAGCTTTGCCCGCATCGGCCAGATCTGCCGG AATGACATGGGTGGGCAGCGCAGCTTGGTGAACAAGTGGACAACCTTCCTGAAGGCTCGGCTTGTCTGTGCCGTGCCAGGACCCGATGGGGCAGACACCCACTTCAATGAGCTCC GGgatgttttcctgctgcagacaAGGGACAAGCGGAACCCTCTTGTCTACGCCATCTTCTCCACATCCAG CTCTGTTTTCCAGGGCTCGGCTGTCTGTGTCTACACCATGGCCGACATCCGCCGGGCTTTCCTGGGCCCCTTTGCGCACAAGGAAGGTCCCAACTACCAGTGGGTGTCGTACCAGGGGCGTGTGCCATACCCCCGCCCGGGCATG TGCCCCAGCAAAACCTTCGGCACCTTCGGCTCCACCAAGGACTTCCCAGATGAGGTGATCCAGTTTGCTCGGCATCACCCACTGATGTACAACCCTGTGTTGCCCCATGGCCAGCGCCCCCTCTTCCTGCAAGCTGCAGTGCCCTACACCTTCACCCGCATCGCCGTGGACCGTGTCACCGCTGCTGATGGCCACTACGATGTCCTCTTCATTGGCACAG aTGTGGGCACGGTGCTGAAGGTGGTCTCAGTGCCCAAGGAGAGCTGGCATCACATGgagccactgctgctggaggagctgcaggtctTCCAG GATGCCTCCCCCATCACCAGCCTGCAGCTCTCCTCCAAGCGG CATCAGCTCTACGCTGGCTCCACCACAGCACTGgcccagctgcccctgcaccGCTGCGGTGCCTATGGCAAAGCCTGTGCCGAGTGCTGCCTGGCCCGGGACCCATATTGCGCCTGGGATGGCACCACCTGCACCCGCTATGTGCCCAATACGAAGAG GCGCTTCCGCCGGCAGGACGTCCGCAACGGTGACCCCAACGTGCTCTGCTCTGAAG ACCCCCGTCGGGGCAGCGTGCCCCAGAAGCAGCTCTACGGGGTGGAGGGCAGCACCGCTTTCCTGGAGTgcatccccaaatccctgcaAGCCCGCGTCCTCTGGACATACCAGCGCACCCTGGATGACCCCCAGCGAGAG GTGCAGATGGACGAGCGGGTGGTGCGGACGGAGCGGGGTGTGCTGCTGCGCAGCGTGCAGCGCGCCGACGCCGGCCTCTACCTCTGCCACGCCACCGAGCACGGCTTCACCCAGCCCCTGCTGCGGCTCTCGCTGGAGGTGATCAGTGCCTGGCAGGCTGCGGGCATGGCACCTGCTGGAGACCCCCAGCTCACCGCCGGGGCTCCCGGCCGCAAGGTCTGGTACCAGGACTTCCTCCAGCTGGTGGAGCGCCCACCACTGGGAGCCACAGACAAGGTCTGCCAGAGGCTCCGGAGCCGGGGAAGACCCCCACCTCCGCCCCGCACCCACGCCGGACCCCCTGGCCGCGGGCAGGGTGAGGAGCCACGCAAAGCCCGCCGCCGGCGCACCCATGAGGGGCCGCGGGCTGAGCGTGGCCCCCGCAGCGCATCCCCCTGGTGA